Within Thermus filiformis, the genomic segment GGCTGGTTTCTGTTCCGTCAGGGGTGATGGAGAAGGCGTAGACCTGCTGGACGATGGTGGTGACCAGGTTGGACGTGGTGGTCCGGGGCTGGTTGGCCGAGTCAATGTAGCTGGCCGCCGCCTGGTTGGTGATGGCCGTGCCCGCGGGCGTGCCCGCCGCCAAGGCCAGGCCCACCGCCCAGGCCATGAGGAAACCTAAGTGCCAACCCTTTATCATCTCAACATGGCAGCCCCTCTTCGGATTCAGCTGACCCCGGAGGAGGACCGGCTTCTGCTGGAGCTCTCCCTGAACCCGCATGTCCACAAGAAGACCCGCCTTTGGGCCATGATGGTCCGCCTGGCGGGCGAAGGCTGGGCCGCCCCCCAGATCGCCCGGCACTTCCACAAGGACCGCACCACCGTCTATCACGTTCTAAAGCGCTTCCTAAGGTCCGGCCCAAAGGGCCTCGTCTACCGGAAACCCCCGGGAGCACCCAGGAAATTCACCCCGGAGATAGCGGCCTTTGTGCGGGAGAGGCTGGCCGAGGACCGGGTCTGGACCGCCCCTCAGCTGGCGCAGGCCATAGCGGAGCGGTTTGGGGGCTGCCTGGCCCCCAAGGTCATCTCCCGGCACCTCAGGGCCATGGGGTACGTCTGGAAGCGGACGCGGTACGTGCCCGTAGGGAAGCCCAGCGCGGAGGAGGTTCAGGCCTTTATAGAGGAGGAAGAGGAAGCCAAAAGGGGGCGCGGGAAGGGGTGATGGAGGTGGGGTACTTGGATGAGAGCGGGTTTTCCCTGGCCCTTCCCCCCACCTATGCCTGGTGTCGGAGAGGGGAGGCAAAGGCGGTGCCCCGGGCCTGGGGTTCTTTGGGTCGGGTGAACGTGGTGGGGCATCTGGTGCGGGGGAAGGAGGGGGAGCGGCTGTACTTTGCCGTTTTGGAGGGGCCGGTGCGGTCGGAGGGGGTGCGGGCCTATTTGGACAGGGTCTCTGAGGCTCTGACCAAGCCTCTGAAGGTATTCATGGACAACGCACCGTTCCACCGGTCCAAGGAGGTGGAGGCCAGGAAGGGGGCGTGGCGGGAGAGGGGGCTTGCGGTGGGGTACCTGCCCCGGTACAGCCCCCATCGGAACCCCATGGAGAACGTCTGGCGGCGGGTGAAGGGGTTTCTGATGCCCCGGCGGCACTACGAGAGCCTTGAGGAGCTCAAGGAGGCGGTGGTCCAGGCCCTCAGGGCCCTAGGGGGTGTGGAGTTGAAAATCTTGGGGGAGAGCACTTAAAACCTTTCTTATCACTCTAACCTCCTTTCCTACCTCACTACGGTGCGCAGGAGCACCTGGACCTTAGCCTTAGCCGGAAGCTCAGGGATGACCCACCTTACGTGCGTGTACTCCTCGGGTTTGACCTCCACTTCCCTTTCCACCTCCCTTCCGTTTTCCACCACCCGGACCCGCTTCTTGAGGGGCGGCTTCCCATAGGTCTTCCCCCCGTCGTAGCTGAACTCCGGGTGGATGGTGGCTCCCTTGAGGACCAGGGGCTTGGCGGTGCCCTCGAGGTAGTAGGTCTCCTTGGGGATGGGGATGACGAGCACCACCTGCCGCAGGGGGGCCTCGGTGCGGTTCTCCGCCTCGAGGCGCCACTCCAGCACGTCCTTGGGCTTTACCTGGGTGGGGTTTTCCTGGTAGACCTCCTTGCCGTCCACCACCTGGACCAGGTAGGGCCTGAGGTCCAGGCTCAGGCTCTGGGCCAGGGCCAGGGCCAGCAGGAGGAGCCAGGGAAAGACGCGCGCCGCTCGCATATATCTACCTCCCAGGGGCATCGTAAGGGGGGCGTGTGAAAACGGTGTGAAAGCCCCCGGGGGGCCGGTGATACCACCCCATCCTGGCTGGCGCCAGGATGGGGGCCCCGGTAAAACCTTTCCCAAGCTTTCTGAGGGAGCCGCGTATGCGAAGGAAATGGCAGAAAAGGGTATGAAACGGGCGTGGCCCCTTCGGGCTCAGCCCTCTTTGAGGGGCCCGGGCCTGCCGAAGAGAAAGCCCTGCCCCCAGTCAAACCCGAAGCCCTTAAGCCGCTCCAGGGTGGCCTCGTCCTCTATCCCCTCGGCCACGGCGGTGAGGCCTAGGGCCCGGGCCAGGGCCGCCACCCCGGCCACCACCCGGGCGGCGGGGCTTTGGGGGGTTTTGAGGTCTTGCGCGAAGGCCTGGCCCAGCTTCAGCCCGTCCACGGGCAGGTGGGCCAGCCGCTCCAGGCTGGAGTGGCCGGAGCCGAAGTCGTCCAGGAAGATCCGCACCCCTAGCTTCTTGAGGGCCTCGAGGGCCCAGGAGGCGTCCCGCCCCCGTTCGTCGGGGATGAGGCTGCCCTCCGTGACCTCCAGGATGAGCTCATGGGGAAGGACCTCCGCCTCCTCCAGGGCCTCGGCCACCCGGGCGGGGTAGATGGGGTCCAGAAGCTCCACGGGGCTCACGTTCACCGAAACCGGTAGGCCCTTGGGCTTCTCCTCGAGCGCCCGCCGGAGGACCCACCGGCCCAGGGCGAGGACGAGGCGGTGGTGCTCCGCCAGGCGCACCAGCCGGTGGGGCGGCCCCAGGGGGGAGCGGAGGAGGGCCTCTAGGGCCACCGTCTTCCCCGTCCTCAGGTCCACGATGGGTTGGTAGGCGAGCCAAAGCCCCTCCCCCTTTTCCAGGGCCTCCTGTAGCCCCTCCAATAGGGCGAGCTCCTCCTCCAGGGCCTTTTGCAGGTGGGCTTCAAAGAAGGCCACCCGGTCCTTCCCCTCCGCCTTGGCCCGGTAGAGGGCCAGGTCCGCCCGCTTGAGGAGCTCCCCCGGGGAGAGGCCGGCCTCCCCCAGGGCGATCCCCAAGGAGGCGGTGAGGCGGAAGGTCCTCCCCCCCAGCTGGAGGGGAAGGCGGACCACCTCCAGGACCCGCTCGGCCACCGGCAGCGCCTCTTCCCCCCGGCGGATTCCGCTGAGGAGGATCAGGAACTCGTCCCCCCCCTGCCGGGCCACCAGGTCCCGGGGGCGGAGGGTGGCCTGGAGCCGGGCGGCCAGGGCCCGCAGGACCTCGTCCCCGGCCGCGTGGCCGGCCAGGTCGTTGACCAGCTTCATCCCGTCCAGGTCCAGGTACAAGACGGCCACCTCCCCCCGCTCCTTTAGGGCCTGGGCCAGCTTCTCCAGGAAGAAGAGGCGGTTGGGCAGGCCCGTGAGGGGGTCGTGGTAGGCCAGGTGGTGCATCCGCTCCTCCAGCTCCAGGCGCCGCAGGAGGAAGCCCAGCTGGCTGGCGAAGGCCTGGGCCAGCTCCCGGTCCAGGGGGGTGAAGGCGTCCTCCCGTTCAAAGTTGTCCAGGTACAAGAAGGCCTTGCGCTCCCCCCTCAGGTAGACCGGCACGGAGAGGATGGCCTGGATCTCCCGGGTGCGGCCCGCCTCCTCCAGGACCCGGCGCCGCTCGGGGTCCAGCTGGGCGTTAAAGCGCTCCAGGTCCTTCCGGGTGAAGACCTGGGCCTCCTTGTGGCCGGTGAGGGAGAGGGGTTCCTCGGGGGAGAGGCGGACCGAGCGCAAGGCCTCCAGGTCGTACCCCTGGGTGGCCACGAAGTGGTAGTAGCCGTCCTCCATAAGAAGGGTCACGCTCCCGGCCTGGGCGCCGGGGATGGTCTCCAGGGCCGCCTCCAGGATGAGGCCGAAGATGGAGTCGGAAACCCCCTCGGCCATCAGGGTCTCGTAGACCCGCAGGAGGTTATTCCGGAAGAGGCTCAGCCGCCTTTCCCGCTCCTCCGCCTCCATCTCCTGGCTCCGGTCCAGGCCCAGGGCCAGCACCTCCCGGCCGGGGACCGCCACCAGCCACCAGGCCGTGGGGGGCGGGTTCAGGCGCAGGGTGACCACCCTGCCCGGGGCCTCCAGGGGGGCCTCGAGGGGCAGGGCCAGCCCCCGGGGAAAGGCCCGGCGGAAGGCGGGGTTGGCGTACTCTACCTTTCCTTCCCGGTCCAGACGGGCCAGGTAGAGGGGGGAGGCCTCCAGGAGGGCCACCAGGCCCCGGGCCTCCCAGAGCTCCAGAACCCGGGCCAGGACTTCGGCCCCCGCCCGCATAAGGGCCTCCTCCCCTTTCGTGAAGCCCCGGCTCCTTTGGCAGTCGTCCACCCCCAGAAAGCCCCAGAGCGCCTCTCCTACCCGCACCGGGACCACCAGGAGGCTCTGGATCTCCTGGGCCTCCAGGAGGGGCCTTTCCTCGAGGGGGAAGGAGGCCACCGGGCCGCCGATGGCCTCATCTTTCAGGAATGCGTCCAGCCAGCGGCCGTAGCCCGCCTCCCGCAAGGGGACGCGCTGCAGGGCGGGGTTGTGGATCTGGGGCGAGACCCCGGGGGCCGCCCACTCCGCAAGCTGGGAGGCGTACCAGACCCCCTTGTCCTCCTCGAGGCGGAAGAGGTAGGCCCGGTCCGCCTCCAGGGCCCGGCCCAGGCCCTCCAGGGCGGCGGGAAGACCCTCCGGCCCTTTTCGCAGAAGGGGGAGGGTGCCCGCCAGGAAGGCCCTCAGGGTGGGGTGGGGCTTCATGGCTCCTCCTTTGAACCGCACCCAGTATACTCCGGAGGCGCAAAGGGGAAAGGCTTTATGCCACCCCGGCTGAAGTGGTCTACCGGGGGCCGGATGGGGCGGCGTCATACCCTTTGCTGCCGTTTCCTTCGCATGCGCAGTTCCACTGGGAGGCTTGGGAAAGTCTTTACCGGGGCCCCCAGCTTGGCGAAAGCCAAGCTGGGGTGGTATCAGGCCCCGTGGTTCAGGGGCCCGTGCCCCCGGCCCAAAGGAGGGGCGGTCCGCAGGGCCTCGGTGAGGTAGCGCTTGGCCTCGCCCACCGCCTCCGCCAAGGGCCTTCCCCGGGCGAGGAGGGCGGCGATGGCGGCGGAGAGGGTGCAGCCCGTGCCGTGGGTGTTCCGGGTCCTGACCCGGGGGGCGGCGAAGCGCAGGACCCCTTCCCGGGTGGCGAGGAGGTCCACGCTCTCTTCCCCTTCCAGGTGGCCTCCCTTGAGGAGGACGGCCTCAGGGCCTAGGGCCAGGAGGTCCTGGGCCGCCTCCTCGGCCTCCCCCAGGGTGCGGATGGGATGCCCCAGGAGGGCCTCGGCCTCGAGGCGGTTCGGGGTGATGAGGGACGCCAGGGGGAAAAGCCCCTCCTTGAGGGCGGCCACCGCCTCGGGGGCGAGGAGGGGGTCCCCGCCCTTGGCCACCATCACCGGGTCCACCACCAAGGGCCTCAGGCCGAAGTCCCGCACCGCCTGGGCCACGGCCTCCACGATGGCCGCGCTCCCCAGGGCCCCGGTCTTGGCGGCGTGGACGGGAAAGTCCTCGGCCACGCTTTGGATCTGGGCGTAGACCACCTCGGGGGGCAGGAGGTAGACCTGCTGCACCCCCAGGGTGTTCTGGGCGGTGACCAGGGTGAGGGCGCTCGTCCCGTAGACCCCGAAGCGGAAGAAGACCTTGAGGTCGGCCTGGACCCCGGCCCCGCCCCCGGAGTCCGAGCCGGCGATGGTCAGGGCCACCCTCATGCCACGGGAAGCTCCGGCCCCCGGTGCTTGAGCACCGCCTCCACCAGGTTCATGGGGCAGAAGGGGCCGCACATGCTGCAGGCCTTGGTGCGGGAGCCCCTTTCCTCCTTGAGGCGCCGGGCCTCCTCGGGGAAGAGGGCCAGGGCGAACTGCCCCTCCCAGTCCAGCCGGTAGCGGGCCTCGGACATCCGCCGGCTCCGCTCCAAGGCGCGGGGGTTCCCCCGGGCCACGTCGGCGGCGTGGGCGGCGATCTTGAAGGCGATCACGCCCTCTCGCACGTGCTCCGCCGTGGGCAGGCCCAGGTGCTCCGCCGGGGTGAGGTAGCAGAGCATGTCCGCGCCCATCCAGCCCGCCAAAGCCCCCCCGATGGCCCCGGCGATGTGGTCAAAGCCCGCGGCGGTGTCCACGGGGAGCATCCCCAGGATGTAGAAGGGCGCATGCCCAGTGAGCTTCTTCTGGATCTGGACGTTGGCGGCCACCTCGTTTAGGGGGATGTGCCCGGGGCCTTCCACCATGGCCTGGACCCCGGCCCTACGGGCCCTTTCCACCAGCTCCCCGATGGTGAGGAGCTCGGCGATCTGGGCCCGGTCGGTGCTGTCCGCCAGCGAGCCGGGCCTTAGGCCGTCCCCCAGGGAGAGGGTCAGGTCGTAGGTGCGGGCGATGTCCAGGAGGTCGTCAAAGCGGGCGTAAAGGGGGTTCTCCTCCCCCCGGTGGAGCATCCAGGCGGCCATCAGCCCCCCGCCCCGGCTCACGATCCCCGTGGTGCGGGGGCTATGCCGGTAGACCTCGAGGTTCTTCAGGGTCACCCCCACGTGGACGGTGATGTAGTCCACCCCCTCCTTCCCGTGCTCCTCAATCACCTGGAAGAGCTCGTCGGCGGACATGTCAAAGAAGTTCTTGCGCCGGGCGGCCCGGAACTCCGCCTCGTAGATGGGCACGGTGCCCAGGGGGACGGTGGCCACCTCCAGGATCCGCCGCCGGATCTCCTTTAGGTCCCCCCCGGTGGAGAGGTCCATGATGGTGTCCGCCCCGTACCGGATGGCCACCTTGGCCTTCTCCACCTCTTCTTCCACGTCCACGTAATCGTAGGAGGTGCCCAGGTTGGCGTTCACCTTAACGGAAAGCCCCTCCCCGATCCCCTTGAAGTCGGTGAGGGTCTTGTGGTTGGGGTTCCTGGGGATGACGATCCGGCCTGCCGCCACCCCCTCCCGCACGAACTCGGGGGAAACCCCCTCCTTTTCCGCCACGTAGGCCATCTCCTCCGTGATGATCCCCTTCCTTGCCGCCTCAAGCTGCGTCATCTTCCACCCCCAAAAGCCCTAGAAGCCGCTTCGTCGTCCAAGGGGCGAGGAGGACGCCGTTCCTCCCGTGCCCCGCCGCGGCGAAGACCCCTTCCGCAACCTCCCCCACGAAAAGCTCCCCCACGGGCCTGTACCCCCAGACCACTCCCCGAAAGCGGGCTTCCTCCAGGAAGGGGAAGCGTTCGTGGGCGTAGTCCGCAAGCCAGCGGAGGCCGAAGAGGTCCACCCCCTCCCGCCACCCTTCCCTGCCCGTGGCCCCCACGTAGACCCCGCCCTCCCGGGGGAGGATATACCCTTCCCCGGCGAAGAGGGGGCCGGGGGGGGCCTCCCCCCAAAGGAGCAAGGCCTCTCCCCTGAGGGGCCTGACCCCCAGGCCGAACCGCCCGCCCCAGGCCCCCGCGCAAAGGAGGACGGCCCGGGCCCTGAGGTCCCCCTCCCTCCAGTAGACCCTTCCCCCTTCCACCCCCTCCACCTCGGCCCGAAGGTAGACCCCCCCAAGGGCCCGGAAGGCCGCAAGGAGGGCCTCCCGTAGGGCCTTCGGGTGGATGTACCCCCCGGGGAAGCGCCTCGCCCCCAAGCCCCCCCGGACCGGGTAAGGGAGGGGGTCTTGGGCTTCCCAGGCCTCCTTCTCCCCCGGGCTTAGGGCCGCCACCCAGGTCCCGGAAAAGGAGGCCTCCACCGGGTACCCCTTCTCCTTGAGCTCGGCAAGAAGCTCGGGGTAGGCCTCGAGGCCGAAAAGCCCCGCCTCCAGAAGCGCCCCGCTAAGCCCCTCGGGGTAAGGGGCGAGCATCCCGGCGCTCGCCAGGGTGGCGGCCCCGGGCTTCTCGGCGTCCAGGAGGGCCACCTCCACCCCCCGCTTGGCGAGCTCGTAGGCGGCGAGGGCCCCGATCACTCCCGCCCCCACCACGGCCACGTCCGCCCGCAAGGGAACCCTCCTACTGGGGCCCCCGGCCAGGCTTGCGCCCGGTCGGGGTCATGCCCTTTTCTGCCGTTTCCTCCGCATGCGCCGCCCCGTCAGGAGGCTGGGGAGAGGCTTTACCGGGGCCCCCATCCTGGCGCAAGCCAGGATGGGGTGGTATAAGAGGTACCCCTTCCACCGGGCTCGAGGGGCTCGCCGCCTCCTTTGGCCGCATGGGCCCCGCCAGGAAGGCCTTCCTCCCCGCCTCCACCGCAAGCCGGAAGGCCTCGGCCATGGCCACCGGGTCCTCCGCCTCGGCGATGGCGGTGTTCACCAAAACCGCGTCCAGGCCCAGCTCCATCACCTCCGCCGCGTGGGAGGGGAGGCCAAGCCCGGCGTCCACCACCACCGGGGGAAGGTGGGCCCGCTCCCGGACGAAGAGCTCCAAAAGGGCCCTCGTCTTCACCCCCCAGCCGCTTCCGATGGGGGCGGCGAGGGGCATGACCGTGGCCGTGCCCAGGGCGGCGAGGCGCTTGGCCAAGACCAGGTCCGGCCCCATGTAGGGGAGGACGAGGAAGCCCTCCTCGAGGAGGCGCTCCGCCGCCTTCAGGGTCTCCAGGGGGTCGGGGAGGAGGTAGGTGGGGTCGGGGATGACCTCCAGCTTCACCCAGTTCTCCCCGGTGAGGAGGCGGCCCAGCCGGGCCAAGCGCACCGCCTCCTCGGCGGTCCGGGCCCCGGCGGTGTTGGGGAGGAGCCTAACCCCCTCCAACGCCTCCAGAAGGCCCACGTGCCCCGGGGCCTTGAGCTCCACCCGCCTTACGGAGACCGTCACCACCTCCGCCTTCGCCGCCTGAATGGCCTCCCGCATCAGGCCGAAGTCCTTGAACTTGCCGCTTCCCAGGATGAGGCGGCTTTTGAGCTCTATGGAACCTACCCTCCAGGTGTCCATCTAACCCCCCTGCATCAGGGCCACCACCTCCACCACGTCCCCTTCCTCAAGGACGCGGTCGGGGACCTCGGCCCCGGGAAAGGCCTCCTCGTTGAGGAGGACGGCGACCCCCTTAGGCTCCACGCCAAGCTCCTCCAAAACCTCCTTCAGGGTCTTCCCCTCCAAGGGCTTGGGCTCGCCGTTAAGCCATACCATAAAGCCGCTCCCGAAAGGCCCGGGCCGCCCGCTCGGGGTCCTCCGCGTCCAGGATGGCCCGAACCACCACGATGCGCCTCGCTCCAGCCTCTAGAACCTGGTCCAGGTTTTCTAGGTCAATCCCCCCGATGGCGAACCAGGGCTTCTCCTTAAGGTTTTCCGCCGCCCAGCGCACGTACCCTAGCCCCGCCGCCTTCCTCCCCGGCTTGGTGGGGGTCTCCCACACGGGGCCCACGGAGAGGTAGTCCGCCCCCTCCTCTAGCGCTTTTAGGGCCTGCTCGGGGGCGTGGGTGGAGCGGCCTATCCGCCCGCCGAAGAACCGCCGGGCCTCCTCCGGGGTGAGGTCGCCCTGCCCCAGGTGCACCCCGTCCGCCCCCAAAAGGGCCGCCAGATCGGGCCGGTCGTTCAGGAAGAAGGGCACCCCGTAGCGCCGGGCGAGGGCGAGCATCCTCTCCCCTAGCTCCAGGATGGGCCGCGCCTCCCAGTCCTTGGCCCGGAGCTGGACCACCTCCACGCCGCCCCCCAAGGCCCTTTCGGTGCGGTCCAGGACCTCCTCCCAGGACCAGCCGGGCCTTGGGGTCACCACCAGGTAGAGCCTTCCAAGCAAGCTTCCACCCCCTTCAGGCCAGCGGGAAAGGCCCACGCGGCCCGAAGGAGGACGGGTTTTGGGGATTGAGGGTCTTCCGCATAGGCTTCCCTCCGCCGGCATTACCCGGATCAGGTTCCAAGGGTTACTGGGAAGGACCCAGCTCTCAGCCCCTCCATTGGGGCACCCCTAGCCTGTCAGGCCCACTCTACCACAACCCCGAGTGCGGAGTGTGACCTGGGCGGCTAATGAGAACCGGCTCACCCTCCGGGGGCGGAAAAAGGGGTAGCCTGGAACCGAGATCCAGGAGGTGAGGCATGCGCTACCTGGTGGTGGCCCACCGGACGGCGAAGAGCCCCGCGTTGGCCCAGAAGCTGAAGGAGATCCTCCAGCAGGACCCGGAGGCCCGTTTCGTCCTCCTGGTCCCCGCCGTCGTGCCCCCGGGCTGGGTCTACGACGAGAACGAGGTGCGCGAGCGGGCCAGGCGGGTTGCTTCCCGTAGGGAACACCGAGAGGCGGAGGAGGCAAAAAAGGCCCTCGAGGCCCAAGGGATCCCCGTAGAGGAGGCCAAGCCCGGGGACGTTTCCCCCCTTCTGGCCCTGGAGGAGGAGCTGGCCGCCCACCCGGGGTACCAGGCCATCGTCCTCAGTACCCTGCCCCCCGGCCTCTCCCGCTGGCTCCGGCTGGACGTGCACACCCAGGCCGAGCGGTTCGGCCTCCCGGTGGTCCACGTGGTCGCCCCGCCGGCCTGAGCCCTCTTTTGGGGCCGCAAGGGGGTGGTCTTCGGCCTCCTGGGTATACCCTTTACTTTCATGGGCTCAATGGTATACCATACCCGGCAACCTCCCCACCAGGGGAGGCCAGGAGGCGAAGATGGCAGGGGTTTCCGAGGTGGTGGAAGCGGAGATCCGGTACCTGGAAGAGATGATCGCCCGCCTCGAGGCCGGGGAGGAGGACCCCGAGGACTTCCGGGTCTACCGCCTCAAAAACGGCATCTACGGCATCCGGGGCCGGCCCGAACACCACATGATCCGCATCAAGCTTCCCATCGGCCGCATCACCCCGGAGGGGCTCCGGGTCCTGGCGGAGGTGGCGGAGCGCTATACGGAAAACCGCCTGGCCCACGTGACCACCCGCCAGGCGGTCCAGCTCCACCACGTCCACCGCCGGGACGTGCCCAAGGTCCTGAGGGCAGTGAACGCCGTGGGCCTCACCACCCGCGAGGCCTGCGGCCACTCCATCCGGGCCATCACCTGCTGCCCCTACGCCGGGGTCTCCCCCGAGGAGCCCTTTGACGTGACCCCCTACGCCGAGCGGGCCTACCGCTACTTCCTCCGCCACCCCGTGGGGCAGAACCTCCCCCGCAAGTTCAAGATCGCCTTTGAGGGCTGCCGGGAGGACCACGCCCGCACCGTCATCCACGACATCGGGGTGGTGGCGGCGGTGGAGGGGGGGAGGCGGGGCTTCCGCGTCTACGTGGGGGGCGGCCTGGGGGCGGCCCCCATGGCGGCGGAGCTTCTGGAGGCCTTCACCCCGGAGGAGGACCTCCTCCCCACCCTGCTGGCCGTGATCCGCCTCTTTGACCGCTACGGCAACCGCAAGGTCCTGACCCAGGCCCGGCTCAAGTTCCTGGTGAAGAAGTGGGGGATCGCCGCCTTCCGGGAGGCGGTGCGGGAGGAAAGGCGCCTGGTCAAGCTCACTGCGAGCGGCGCGGACCTCGAGGCCTGGGCCCCGCCCCAGGACCTCCCCCCGCCCCACCTGCCCACCCCCCCCAGGAGGCCCTACTCCTTCGCCCCGGGCTTTGACGACTGGCGGCGCACCAACCTCTTCCGGCAGAAGCAGGAGGGCTTCTACACCGTCACCGTCCGCCTCCCCCTGGGGGACATCACCCCGGAGGGGCTCCGGGCCCTCGCGGCCATCGCCGAGACCTACGCCGGCGAGGTGCGGAGCGCCATCAGCCAAAACCTCCTCCTGCGCTACGTGCCCGAGGAGGCCCTGGGCGGGCTCTACGAGGCCCTGCTGGAGGCGGGGCTCGCCCACGCCGGGGCCCACACCCTCTTGGACATCACCCGCTGCCCCGGGGCCGACACCTGCAACCTGGCCATCACCCGCTCCCGGGGCCTGGCCCAGGCCCTGGGGGAAAGCCTCGCCGCCCTTCCCCTGGCCCAGGACCCCGGGGTGAAGGCCATCAGCCTCAAGATCTCCGGCTGCCCCAACTCCTGCGGGCAGCACCACATCGCCGACATCGGCTTCTACGGCTCAAGCCGCAAGGTGGGGGAAAGGGAGGTGCCCCACTACGTC encodes:
- a CDS encoding IS630 family transposase (programmed frameshift); the protein is MAAPLRIQLTPEEDRLLLELSLNPHVHKKTRLWAMMVRLAGEGWAAPQIARHFHKDRTTVYHVLKRFLRSGPKGLVYRKPPGAPRKFTPEIAAFVRERLAEDRVWTAPQLAQAIAERFGGCLAPKVISRHLRAMGYVWKRTRYVPVGKPSAEEVQAFIEEEEEAKKGAREGVMEVGYLDESGFSLALPPTYAWCRRGEAKAVPRAWGSLGRVNVVGHLVRGKEGERLYFAVLEGPVRSEGVRAYLDRVSEALTKPLKVFMDNAPFHRSKEVEARKGAWRERGLAVGYLPRYSPHRNPMENVWRRVKGFLMPRRHYESLEELKEAVVQALRALGGVELKILGEST
- a CDS encoding bifunctional diguanylate cyclase/phosphodiesterase → MKPHPTLRAFLAGTLPLLRKGPEGLPAALEGLGRALEADRAYLFRLEEDKGVWYASQLAEWAAPGVSPQIHNPALQRVPLREAGYGRWLDAFLKDEAIGGPVASFPLEERPLLEAQEIQSLLVVPVRVGEALWGFLGVDDCQRSRGFTKGEEALMRAGAEVLARVLELWEARGLVALLEASPLYLARLDREGKVEYANPAFRRAFPRGLALPLEAPLEAPGRVVTLRLNPPPTAWWLVAVPGREVLALGLDRSQEMEAEERERRLSLFRNNLLRVYETLMAEGVSDSIFGLILEAALETIPGAQAGSVTLLMEDGYYHFVATQGYDLEALRSVRLSPEEPLSLTGHKEAQVFTRKDLERFNAQLDPERRRVLEEAGRTREIQAILSVPVYLRGERKAFLYLDNFEREDAFTPLDRELAQAFASQLGFLLRRLELEERMHHLAYHDPLTGLPNRLFFLEKLAQALKERGEVAVLYLDLDGMKLVNDLAGHAAGDEVLRALAARLQATLRPRDLVARQGGDEFLILLSGIRRGEEALPVAERVLEVVRLPLQLGGRTFRLTASLGIALGEAGLSPGELLKRADLALYRAKAEGKDRVAFFEAHLQKALEEELALLEGLQEALEKGEGLWLAYQPIVDLRTGKTVALEALLRSPLGPPHRLVRLAEHHRLVLALGRWVLRRALEEKPKGLPVSVNVSPVELLDPIYPARVAEALEEAEVLPHELILEVTEGSLIPDERGRDASWALEALKKLGVRIFLDDFGSGHSSLERLAHLPVDGLKLGQAFAQDLKTPQSPAARVVAGVAALARALGLTAVAEGIEDEATLERLKGFGFDWGQGFLFGRPGPLKEG
- the thiD gene encoding bifunctional hydroxymethylpyrimidine kinase/phosphomethylpyrimidine kinase, which gives rise to MRVALTIAGSDSGGGAGVQADLKVFFRFGVYGTSALTLVTAQNTLGVQQVYLLPPEVVYAQIQSVAEDFPVHAAKTGALGSAAIVEAVAQAVRDFGLRPLVVDPVMVAKGGDPLLAPEAVAALKEGLFPLASLITPNRLEAEALLGHPIRTLGEAEEAAQDLLALGPEAVLLKGGHLEGEESVDLLATREGVLRFAAPRVRTRNTHGTGCTLSAAIAALLARGRPLAEAVGEAKRYLTEALRTAPPLGRGHGPLNHGA
- the thiC gene encoding phosphomethylpyrimidine synthase ThiC, producing the protein MTQLEAARKGIITEEMAYVAEKEGVSPEFVREGVAAGRIVIPRNPNHKTLTDFKGIGEGLSVKVNANLGTSYDYVDVEEEVEKAKVAIRYGADTIMDLSTGGDLKEIRRRILEVATVPLGTVPIYEAEFRAARRKNFFDMSADELFQVIEEHGKEGVDYITVHVGVTLKNLEVYRHSPRTTGIVSRGGGLMAAWMLHRGEENPLYARFDDLLDIARTYDLTLSLGDGLRPGSLADSTDRAQIAELLTIGELVERARRAGVQAMVEGPGHIPLNEVAANVQIQKKLTGHAPFYILGMLPVDTAAGFDHIAGAIGGALAGWMGADMLCYLTPAEHLGLPTAEHVREGVIAFKIAAHAADVARGNPRALERSRRMSEARYRLDWEGQFALALFPEEARRLKEERGSRTKACSMCGPFCPMNLVEAVLKHRGPELPVA
- a CDS encoding NAD(P)/FAD-dependent oxidoreductase, whose product is MRADVAVVGAGVIGALAAYELAKRGVEVALLDAEKPGAATLASAGMLAPYPEGLSGALLEAGLFGLEAYPELLAELKEKGYPVEASFSGTWVAALSPGEKEAWEAQDPLPYPVRGGLGARRFPGGYIHPKALREALLAAFRALGGVYLRAEVEGVEGGRVYWREGDLRARAVLLCAGAWGGRFGLGVRPLRGEALLLWGEAPPGPLFAGEGYILPREGGVYVGATGREGWREGVDLFGLRWLADYAHERFPFLEEARFRGVVWGYRPVGELFVGEVAEGVFAAAGHGRNGVLLAPWTTKRLLGLLGVEDDAA
- the thiS gene encoding sulfur carrier protein ThiS → MVWLNGEPKPLEGKTLKEVLEELGVEPKGVAVLLNEEAFPGAEVPDRVLEEGDVVEVVALMQGG
- the thiE gene encoding thiamine phosphate synthase, whose amino-acid sequence is MLGRLYLVVTPRPGWSWEEVLDRTERALGGGVEVVQLRAKDWEARPILELGERMLALARRYGVPFFLNDRPDLAALLGADGVHLGQGDLTPEEARRFFGGRIGRSTHAPEQALKALEEGADYLSVGPVWETPTKPGRKAAGLGYVRWAAENLKEKPWFAIGGIDLENLDQVLEAGARRIVVVRAILDAEDPERAARAFRERLYGMA
- a CDS encoding nitrite/sulfite reductase, whose amino-acid sequence is MAGVSEVVEAEIRYLEEMIARLEAGEEDPEDFRVYRLKNGIYGIRGRPEHHMIRIKLPIGRITPEGLRVLAEVAERYTENRLAHVTTRQAVQLHHVHRRDVPKVLRAVNAVGLTTREACGHSIRAITCCPYAGVSPEEPFDVTPYAERAYRYFLRHPVGQNLPRKFKIAFEGCREDHARTVIHDIGVVAAVEGGRRGFRVYVGGGLGAAPMAAELLEAFTPEEDLLPTLLAVIRLFDRYGNRKVLTQARLKFLVKKWGIAAFREAVREERRLVKLTASGADLEAWAPPQDLPPPHLPTPPRRPYSFAPGFDDWRRTNLFRQKQEGFYTVTVRLPLGDITPEGLRALAAIAETYAGEVRSAISQNLLLRYVPEEALGGLYEALLEAGLAHAGAHTLLDITRCPGADTCNLAITRSRGLAQALGESLAALPLAQDPGVKAISLKISGCPNSCGQHHIADIGFYGSSRKVGEREVPHYVLLLGGRTREGEARFGQVVGRLPARRVPEAVERILKRYLEERQNGESFQAYLDRVGAASFKPLLQDLQEVPPYEEAPEFYQDLGAEGEAFSVQLGRGECAV